GGGATTTGATGCCCGCTAGAGCCTCCGTGTATGCTTCGACTGAAGAGCGCAACGCTTTGAGCACGCTAGCCTCGGATGCTGGCATCGCAGTGGATATGATGTATGGTGATGAGAGTGGTACGCATACCCCCCTTGTGATACGAGCTTTGCGAGATCACTTTCGCTACAAGCGAGATCTATACATGCCTAAGCGGAGAGACTATACGGCTCAAGACTGGAGCGACCTCCTCAAGGTAGAGCTCTCACAGGGTAGACCCATCGTTTATGAGGGAGGAGGCTTTGGCGGTCTTCATTGCTTCGTCTGTGATGGATATGATACGAGAGGATTCTTTCACTTCAACTGGGGATGGTCTGGACGTGGCAACGGATACTTCAACTTGAACTACCTTACCCCCAATACCACTGGTATCGGAGGTGGTGCCGGTGGTGGGTATAGTCAGGGACAAGGTGCTATAATCGGTATAGAGCCAGATCGTGAGGGTACGTCGACACCCGTTTATAATGCGTGGCTCGGTACGGTCGTATTTGAGGCAGAGGTCTCTGGGGGTAAGAGCATCACACTAGAGAGTGCCTCCTTTACCTCTCGTCTCGAAGATGCCCCTGCTTACCAGGGTCGAGTAGCTATAGGCATTGTTTCCTTACAGACACAGGAGATCATTCCAATAGTAGAGCAGGTGGAGCCATTTAATGCTGACCTCTACCTGATGGAGGCAAAGTTTACCCTAACCAAGCCTCTAGACCTAACAAAATACATCTCCGAGGGTGACTACATACTCTGCCCCATACATGAGGTACAAGACGGCAAGGGAGGCACTTACTGGAGAGCTAACTCCATACTCTATGAAGGCGATCAAAACCGTTTTGCCATCTATCACATATCACACGCTACTGATGGCAACTACATAGTAGCTCGTGACTACCTACGCGCTCTCTGGGAGCTAGAGCTGCTGCCCGATGACCTCAAGCTCATAGCCTCTAATAATACGCAAGCAACTGTCACACTGCAGCTACACAATCGCGGATCAAAGGAGTACACCAATAGGCTCTTCGTGCGTGGTAGACCTAAGGGCTCTCAGGAGGAGACTGCCTGGCGACAGCTGAGTGATGATATGACCACGGTAGAGACGGGCAAGACTGGTAACTACACCTTCAAGCTAAAAGATAAGAAAGGTCTCTTCTCAGCAAAGGAGATCGAGTTACAAGTCGCTTACTATGACATACATGGCTCTCTAGACTACCTTCAGACTGACACATACCTTGTTCCTGTCAGAGCCGACTACCAAGCTGGTGCAGACATGCCCCCAGTGCTGGTACCCACCACTCCTAGATATGATGTACTTGTAGCTAAGATAGGATCAGGCATGGTCAAGGTCTCTAACGCAGATAGCTCTGATGCCGTAGACCTCTCGAAAGTTCCTGAGGGTACGACGCTGCTTGTCGAGGCTACACCTAGTGATGGTTCCTCTCTCACGGCACTTACAGTAGATGGTGTAGACATACTTAAGGAAAAGCGTTTTACCGTGCGTCAGAATAGTCTGATTGTGGCGACCTTTGGCACCTCCTCTCCCAAGCCTCTTTACAAAGTGTCTGTACGCTGTACACCTGCAGAGGGTGGTACGGTACAGCTCTTAGGGGCTAAGGATCTGGAGAAAGTCCCAGAGGGGACAACGCTACAAGTAGTAGTTACTCCCGCAGAGCACTTTGAGCTAGACGCTCTTACTGCAAATGAGGACGACATCCTCACCTCCAAGCAGTTTGTTGTCATGAGCGATACAGAGGTGCACGCTTCCTTTGTAGACCATACGGGAGTAGCAGGTATTGACTCTAAACAGCAGAGCATTTACCCCAATCCTGCGACAGATCACATTACGATTCGTACGGCTGAGAGGGCTGTTATCGAGCTTTTCGCCAGTGATGGACTACTCGTAGCTACTACTCAGGCTACTCGACATGAGACCACCATCAATGTCGCACAGCTCCCCGCAGGACGCTATATAGTACGCATCACGCCACTGGAGGGTAGTCCTAGCTTCCATCCACTTATCATACAGTAACCCTGTCTTGTGAGTCGCTAAGCTCTCTTATTGCGACTCGCTGGTACGAAGCAAGCGAATAAGCAAACCGTCGGGACGAATCTCGTGTTTGTCTCGACGGTTTACACATAAGGAGGCTGTTGCAAAAATCAACAGTCTCACAATCTTGCTAGCAAGATTGTCCAGACTTTGCAGAAAGGATGAAGCGCAAGGCGCTGAGGGTAAGGTCTGAAGGGAGCATACCTACGTATGTGACCGAAGCCGAATCCCGAAAGCAACACAGCGATTCGCCTTTATGCAACAGTCTCATAAGACGTAGTCACTGGACGTCATAGACATACCAGCGACTACAAGTTGTGTTTATTGCTATGCTCACTCTAACTTTTATCGGACAGCAATAATAATGTAACGCTCTGACCTGCTCCCCCACTCCACCCAAATAGGAAACTAGCTAAGGGCTAACAGCCAACAGCTACAGTAGCTGGGCCAAGAGCTCTTCGGTAAGGGCTAAGTGCGTATAGGTGGCGTAGCAGCGGCTCGTCTGCCACAGTGCGGTCGCTACGGGGTCGCCCCACGCATTGTACTGCTGCGCTGTCGAGGGTAGCGGATCGATGATACGGGAGTAGTGAAACTCGTGTCCACGCACTGCCACACCCGCTATCTCGAGCTGTCGGTAGCCGAGCGCTAGCCCGCGCTGCTGCATCGTGGCGGTCTGCTGTAGCGCACCCACGAGCGGATAGCTGGTTCCCTTCTCATCGACAATCGCCTCGCAGAGGAGGAGCATGCCCCCGCCCTCGGCAAGCATCGCACCGCCCCCACGGATGTAGTCGCGGAGGCTGTCGAGCATTGACTTATTGGCTGAAAGTTGCTCCAGATGTAGCTCGGGATAGCCCCCTGGGAGATAGACGAAGTCACTCGGTGGTAGTGAGCTATCGGAGAGCGGGCTGAAGTAGGTTATCTCGCCCCACTGCTCTAGCTGGCGCACATTCTCCTGATAGAGGAAGTTGAAAGCGTCGTCACGAGCCACCGCTATGCGACGAGGAGCTGACGAAGAGTGCTTTTGCAGAAAAGATGTCTCGTGAGGCAGCTTCTTTCGCTCAGATGAGATGGCTAGGAGGCGATCAATGTCTAGATGTTGCTCTAAGAGGTCGGCCACCTGATCGGCATAGCGGTCTATCTGCGCCAAGTCGTCGACGTCCAGCCCTAGATAGCGACTGGGGATGGCGATGTCATCGACACGAGGTAGCGAGCCCAGCACTGGCACGCCCGCATCTGCGGCAGCTTGCGTGAGATAGGTCAGGTGACGCTCCGAGGAGACTTTGTTAAAGATGACACCCGCTATTCGAACCCTTGGGTCAAAGCGCTGCAATCCGTAGAGTAGCGGAGCCACCGTGTAAGCCATCGAGCGCGGGGTCACGACCAGCACGATGGGCAGGTCTAGGAGGCGAGCAATGTCGGCTGCGGAACCTTTGTCCCGATCGTAACCGTCGAAGAGACCCATCACCCCCTCCACGATGACTGCCTGAGCGTCCTGACTATAATGGCCATAGAGCGCCTGCACCCGCTCGGCTCCGTACATGAAGAGGTCCAGATTGACCGCTGGGCGACCCGTTGCCACGCTGTGCAGCTTAGGATCTACGTAGTCGGGTCCACACTTGAAAGCTTGGGTGGCCAGACCACGACGTGTGTAAGCACGGAGGAGGCCCATGGTGAGCGTGCTTTTGCCACTCTCAGAGAGGGGCGCAGCGATGAGGAGGGAGGGAAGAGTTGACATAAGGGGTTGACTAAAGTTGTGAGTCAGGGATGAGGAGTACCTCGAGCTGAGCTGAGGGAACGAGGGGTTTGCAGACTTGATAGCAATGATCGACGATGCTCTGGTAGAGCGGGTGTGTGCCATCGGGGAAGATCTGCCATAGTTCGCGGGCTAGGGTCATCTCGCGGATCTGCTTCTTCTGCGCTTCACTCGCACCAGAGGCAGATGCGAGAGCAGTGATGAAAGCTTTGTCCATCACCACCTTCTTGCTATGTGTGTCCAGTTCGCCAGCTGCCAGCTTGACCGCCTTACCGATCATGATGCCGAGGGTGATCTGCGGGAAACCCAGTTCGTTGGCGAGGCTGAGCGTCTCCCCGATGAAGTTGCCATACTGAACGAAAGCATTGGCGGGAAGGTCAGGGAAGCGCCCCTTGAGGTACCGCTCGCTGCGTCCGCCAGAGTTAAGCACGAGCTGCTTGCCGTAGACCGATTTGCTCACCTCCAGCTCACGACGTATCGACTCAACAAAAGCTTCACTCGAGTAGGGTCGCACGACGCCTGTGGTGCCGAGGATAGAAATGCCGTCTAGGATGCCGAGCCGTGGATTGAAGGTGCTGTGGGCGAGCCGTCGTCCCTCGGGCACGGAGATGGTTAGGTCGATGCCCACTTGTGAAAGGTCGACCAAGGCACCGAGTGCTTGGCGCATCATCTGACGCGGTACAGGGTTGACGGCAGGCTCTCCGACCTCTAGTCCGATGCCTGGGAGGGTAACACGACCTATCCCTTCGCCCTGTAGGAAGGCGACCCCACTATGAGCCTGCGTGAGTGATAGGTCAGCAACGATCTCTGCGCCGTCGGTTACGTCGGGATCGCTACCGGCATCCTTGATAGCGACCGCTCGAGCGCCTTGCGCCGTAAGCTCCGTATGCTGGATCGGAAAAGGAACCCGTTCGCCCTGAGGAAGGGTTACGGTCACCTCGCTATAAGACTCCTCGTTGAGCAGTGTGAGCAGGGCTGCCGTAGCAGCAGCTGTGGCGGTGGTGCCTGTCGTCAAGCCGATGCGCTGCGGAAAGAAGTTGTCTCCCAATAGTTTCTCGATGGAGCGGCGAAGACCTACGGGTCCCTCAACGGTGACGGTAGCGGGATAAGGGATCTGAGGCCTTCGGATGACCAGCACGGTGATGCCGAGTGCGAGTGCCTCCTCCACTTTTGCCGCAAAGCCACTCGTGTCGCCACTCTCCTTGAGTAGGATCATGTCTGGTCGTAGCGTGGCGAAGAGCTCTCGGTCACACTGCTCCTTGTCATAGTAAACCACCCGCTCTGGCGGAAAGTCGCTCTGCCGTAATCGCTCCTCAGTCTCTGCGATGGGCATCACCCGCAGATAGGTCTCGTGCTGGGTCCAGTAGGCTCTCAGTCGCTCAATCGAGTTGACGCCCGTCAGAGCGAGCAGTCGCCGAGGTTGATGCTTGAGGAGATAGGTCAATGCAGCGTCAAAGGAGTCCAGCGACACGACCGAGGCGGGCAAAGCGGGGAAGGTGCGCTCGTAGCGTATCACGGGGAGCTGCAGGCGGGATACGCAGTCGGCAACGCTCTGATGAACGCCCATAGCGAAGGGGTGCGCCGCATCTACGATGAGGGCTATCGCTCGCTCTGTGCAGAAATGCGCCATCTCCTCGCCATTCATTCCGCCCTCTAGACGGATCCCGTGGTGCATCGTGAGCTCTTGCGAAGCGCCTCGTGTGGAGTAGTAAAAGGGTTTGCCCGCTTCCTCACACACCTCGAGTGCTTTACGTCCTTCTGTGGTTCCTCCGATGATTAAGATCATACCTTTGAGGTGTGGATGGAGAAGTGTAATGTGTCGGGGTCGAAGTCGATCCCTTTTGCCGCAAAGTAGCTCGGCAAGGTGCCGTCACTGGCGAGCGTCCTCGGCGGACCCATGTGTAGCACGTGATCATCATCGAGGAGCCACACCTGATCAGCTATCTGGAGAGCCAGCTCTAGGTCGTGCGTGGAGAGGAAGATCGTCTTGTGCGTCTCACGAGACAAGCGAAGAAGGAGCTGTAGCATATCAACCTTCGAGGGGAAGTCTAGGAAGGCGGTTGGCTCGTCTAGTAATATGATAGGTGTCTCCTGAGCCAGAGCCTTGGCAATCATCACCTTCTGACGCTCGCCGTCACTGAGTGAGTCGATCATCCGTTTGGTTAGAGGTTGGATGCCGACCAACTCTATCGCCTCGTTGACCGCCTGCCGGTTGCTCTCGTCCATCTGCCCCCAGAAGCCTGTGTAGAGGCTCCGCCCAATGGCGATCATCTCGTAGGCAGTCGTATTGCTCATGATGAGCCGCTCCGTTAGCACGACGCTGATACGACGCGCCAGCTCTTTGGCACTGTATTGCTGTATCTCCTTACCCTCGACTAGGAGCGCCCCTCCGAGCTTCGGCTGGAAGGCGGCGATGGTCCTGAGCAGTGTCGACTTGCCCACACCATTTGACCCGATGAGGCAGGTGAGCTGTCCCGACCAGATGGTAGCGTTGAGCTGGCTCGCTACAACGCGCGTGCGCTTCATCTGGTGATACCCTATTGATAGGTCACAAAGCTCTATCGTTGCGTGGCTAGTCATACGATTATAGTTCCTCTCTACGTCGTTTGTCAAATAGTACCCAGATCACAATCGGAGCACCGATGAGCGCCGTCACCGAGTTGATCGGTAGTGCCCCCTCCATGCCTGGCATGCGGGCGATTAGGTTACAGCAGAGTGCTAGGAGCGCCCCAACGAGCGTCACGGCGGGCATCAGCGTCAGATGATTGGAGGTGGCAAAGATGGTGCGACAGAGATGCGGCACCGCCAGTCCGATGAAGACGATGGGGCCGCAGTATGCGGTCACGATAGCGGTCAGCAGACAGGCCGAGAAGATGACCAGATGGCGCGCCCGTCCGTAGTTTAGCCCGAGGCTGCGGGCGTAGTTCTCCCCGAGGAGCATCAGGTTCAGCGCCTTGATCAGCAAGAAGGAGAGCGGTATCAGCACCAGCATGATGATGACAAAGGTGGTCACCTGGTCGCCACTCACCTTGGCAAAGCTTCCCAAGCCCCAGATGACATAGCTCCGCACATCCTCATCATTGCTAAAGAACTTCAGCACACCGATGATCGCATTCGCTATGTAGCCGATCATCACACCCATGATCAGTAGCACCACATTGCCACGGACGCGCTGCGCCATCGTCATAATGATCGACATCACCAGCATCGCCCCGATGAGTGCTGCCACCGAGACCGCCATCTCCCCCACGAAGCCCATTCGCACGAGGGCTCGCTGGCTAATGCTACCCGAGAGGAGGATAAAGGTCGCCACGCCTAGGCTAGCTCCCGAGCTAATACCCAACTCCGAAGGCCCCGCAAGTGGATTGCGAAAGACCGTCTGCATCTGCAGACCGCTGATCGAGAGGCCCGCACCCGCTACCAGTGCCGTAATCGTCTGCGGGTAGCGACTCTTCCAGATGATATTTCGCCAGATCTCATCGCCACTAGCATCTGCCCCAAAGAGTATGCGCACCACCTCATCAAAGGGGATAGCGATCGTCCCCAGCGACAGGTTGAGGACGAAGAACACTATAATAAGGAGTGCTATAAGTGTAAAGGCTATAACTGGACGTCGCATAGCTTTTCCCCCTTACTAGGTTAATATCGAGTAAAAGACCGGCTCATGGTCAGGCAGTAGCTGCGGGTGAAAGGCGTGGATCAAGTCCGCCAAGACCACCTCCGGCTCCACGGGCGAAAGCTCATAGAAAGGCCTCTCCCGCAGATTGCAGTACAGTACCTGCTTATCCCGATAAGCTTTGAAGTCTCGGTAGCGTGCATCCGTCTTGCCCAGCACATCGTAAGAGAAAGCACCGTCGTAGCTATTCGCAATGCGCCAGTAGTCCGCATCGGCAGCCTGAGCATAGACCGTCTCGAAGTCTACATAGAAGCCACCCGACTCCTTATC
The sequence above is a segment of the Porphyromonas vaginalis genome. Coding sequences within it:
- a CDS encoding C10 family peptidase → MNSYKTFSPYLRNCLLFALLLLSGVIQVVLPAPRTEQVARQIAESFFATSTQPLRSWSSPQMISLELAELRVATHGRASYSTTDLVSSHYYYIYNRGVQGGFVIVSGDDRYPELIGYAYEGHINGENMPESLRSFLRACQETMDAADADPSLAKELRAEVTTLREAKSEVAPLLGDICWDQGAPWNDQTPRHQGSTTAVGCVATAYTQVMRYWKWPDRGVGTHTYTYGYDYEDNEGNSRVAYNTLTANFDKEYRWDLMPARASVYASTEERNALSTLASDAGIAVDMMYGDESGTHTPLVIRALRDHFRYKRDLYMPKRRDYTAQDWSDLLKVELSQGRPIVYEGGGFGGLHCFVCDGYDTRGFFHFNWGWSGRGNGYFNLNYLTPNTTGIGGGAGGGYSQGQGAIIGIEPDREGTSTPVYNAWLGTVVFEAEVSGGKSITLESASFTSRLEDAPAYQGRVAIGIVSLQTQEIIPIVEQVEPFNADLYLMEAKFTLTKPLDLTKYISEGDYILCPIHEVQDGKGGTYWRANSILYEGDQNRFAIYHISHATDGNYIVARDYLRALWELELLPDDLKLIASNNTQATVTLQLHNRGSKEYTNRLFVRGRPKGSQEETAWRQLSDDMTTVETGKTGNYTFKLKDKKGLFSAKEIELQVAYYDIHGSLDYLQTDTYLVPVRADYQAGADMPPVLVPTTPRYDVLVAKIGSGMVKVSNADSSDAVDLSKVPEGTTLLVEATPSDGSSLTALTVDGVDILKEKRFTVRQNSLIVATFGTSSPKPLYKVSVRCTPAEGGTVQLLGAKDLEKVPEGTTLQVVVTPAEHFELDALTANEDDILTSKQFVVMSDTEVHASFVDHTGVAGIDSKQQSIYPNPATDHITIRTAERAVIELFASDGLLVATTQATRHETTINVAQLPAGRYIVRITPLEGSPSFHPLIIQ
- the cbiD gene encoding cobalt-precorrin-5B (C(1))-methyltransferase CbiD, whose amino-acid sequence is MILIIGGTTEGRKALEVCEEAGKPFYYSTRGASQELTMHHGIRLEGGMNGEEMAHFCTERAIALIVDAAHPFAMGVHQSVADCVSRLQLPVIRYERTFPALPASVVSLDSFDAALTYLLKHQPRRLLALTGVNSIERLRAYWTQHETYLRVMPIAETEERLRQSDFPPERVVYYDKEQCDRELFATLRPDMILLKESGDTSGFAAKVEEALALGITVLVIRRPQIPYPATVTVEGPVGLRRSIEKLLGDNFFPQRIGLTTGTTATAAATAALLTLLNEESYSEVTVTLPQGERVPFPIQHTELTAQGARAVAIKDAGSDPDVTDGAEIVADLSLTQAHSGVAFLQGEGIGRVTLPGIGLEVGEPAVNPVPRQMMRQALGALVDLSQVGIDLTISVPEGRRLAHSTFNPRLGILDGISILGTTGVVRPYSSEAFVESIRRELEVSKSVYGKQLVLNSGGRSERYLKGRFPDLPANAFVQYGNFIGETLSLANELGFPQITLGIMIGKAVKLAAGELDTHSKKVVMDKAFITALASASGASEAQKKQIREMTLARELWQIFPDGTHPLYQSIVDHCYQVCKPLVPSAQLEVLLIPDSQL
- a CDS encoding cobyrinate a,c-diamide synthase — translated: MSTLPSLLIAAPLSESGKSTLTMGLLRAYTRRGLATQAFKCGPDYVDPKLHSVATGRPAVNLDLFMYGAERVQALYGHYSQDAQAVIVEGVMGLFDGYDRDKGSAADIARLLDLPIVLVVTPRSMAYTVAPLLYGLQRFDPRVRIAGVIFNKVSSERHLTYLTQAAADAGVPVLGSLPRVDDIAIPSRYLGLDVDDLAQIDRYADQVADLLEQHLDIDRLLAISSERKKLPHETSFLQKHSSSAPRRIAVARDDAFNFLYQENVRQLEQWGEITYFSPLSDSSLPPSDFVYLPGGYPELHLEQLSANKSMLDSLRDYIRGGGAMLAEGGGMLLLCEAIVDEKGTSYPLVGALQQTATMQQRGLALGYRQLEIAGVAVRGHEFHYSRIIDPLPSTAQQYNAWGDPVATALWQTSRCYATYTHLALTEELLAQLL
- a CDS encoding iron ABC transporter permease; this encodes MRRPVIAFTLIALLIIVFFVLNLSLGTIAIPFDEVVRILFGADASGDEIWRNIIWKSRYPQTITALVAGAGLSISGLQMQTVFRNPLAGPSELGISSGASLGVATFILLSGSISQRALVRMGFVGEMAVSVAALIGAMLVMSIIMTMAQRVRGNVVLLIMGVMIGYIANAIIGVLKFFSNDEDVRSYVIWGLGSFAKVSGDQVTTFVIIMLVLIPLSFLLIKALNLMLLGENYARSLGLNYGRARHLVIFSACLLTAIVTAYCGPIVFIGLAVPHLCRTIFATSNHLTLMPAVTLVGALLALCCNLIARMPGMEGALPINSVTALIGAPIVIWVLFDKRRREEL
- a CDS encoding ABC transporter ATP-binding protein — encoded protein: MTSHATIELCDLSIGYHQMKRTRVVASQLNATIWSGQLTCLIGSNGVGKSTLLRTIAAFQPKLGGALLVEGKEIQQYSAKELARRISVVLTERLIMSNTTAYEMIAIGRSLYTGFWGQMDESNRQAVNEAIELVGIQPLTKRMIDSLSDGERQKVMIAKALAQETPIILLDEPTAFLDFPSKVDMLQLLLRLSRETHKTIFLSTHDLELALQIADQVWLLDDDHVLHMGPPRTLASDGTLPSYFAAKGIDFDPDTLHFSIHTSKV